The following proteins are encoded in a genomic region of Nomascus leucogenys isolate Asia chromosome 17, Asia_NLE_v1, whole genome shotgun sequence:
- the SRF gene encoding serum response factor isoform X2 produces MLPSQAGAAAALGRGSALGGSLNRTPTGRPGGGGGTRGANGGRVPGNGAGLGPGRLEREAAAAAATTPAPTAGALYSGSEGDSESGEEEELGAERRGLKRSLSEMEIGMVVGGPEASAAATGGYGPVSGAVSGAKPGKKTRGRVKIKMEFIDNKLRRYTTFSKRKTGIMKKAYELSTLTGTQVLLLVASETGHVYTFATRKLQPMITSETGKALIQTCLNSPDSPPRSDPTTDQRMSATGFEETDLTYQVSESDSSGETKDTLKPAFTVTNLPGTTSTIQTAPSTSTTMQVSSGPSFPITNYLAPVSASVSPSAVSSANGTVLKSTGSGPVSSGGLMQLPTSFTLMPGGAVAQQVPVQAIQVHQAPQQASPSRDSSTDLTQTSSSGTGGVPQVFLTASSGTVQIPVSAVQLHQMAVIGQQAGSSSNLTELQVVNLDTAHSTKSE; encoded by the exons ATGTTACCGAGCCAAGCTGGGGCCGCGGCGGCTCTGGGCCGGGGCTCGGCCCTGGGGGGCAGCCTGAACCGGaccccgacggggcggccgggcggcggcggcgggactCGCGGGGCTAACGGGGGCCGGGTCCCCGGGAATGGCGCGGGGCTTGGGCCCGGCCGCCTGGAGCGGGAGGCTGCGGCAGCGGCGGCAACCACCCCGGCGCCCACCGCGGGGGCCCTCTACAGCGGCAGCGAGGGCGACTCGGAGTCGGgcgaggaggaggagctgggcgCCGAGCGGCGCGGCCTGAAGCGGAGCCTGAGCGAGATGGAGATCGGTATGGTGGTCGGTGGGCCCGAGGCGTCGGCAGCGGCCACCGGGGGCTACGGGCCGGTGAGCGGCGCGGTGAGCGGGGCCAAGCCGGGTAAGAAGACCCGGGGCCGCGTGAAGATCAAGATGGAGTTCATCGACAACAAGCTGCGGCGCTACACGACCTTCAGCAAGAGGAAGACGGGCATCATGAAGAAG GCCTATGAGCTGTCCACGCTGACAGGGACACAGGTGCTGTTGCTGGTGGCCAGTGAGACAGGCCATGTGTATACCTTTGCCACCCGAAAACTGCAGCCCATGATCACCAGTGAGACCGGCAAGGCACTGATTCAGACCTGCCTCAACTCGCCAGACTCTCCACCCCGTTCAGACCCCACAACAGACCAGAGAATGAGTGCCACTGGCTTTGAAGAGACAGATCTCACCTACCAGGTGTCGGAGTCTGACAGCAGTGGGGAGACCAAG GACACACTGAAGCCGGCGTTCACAGTCACCAACCTGCCGGGTACAACCTCCACCATCCAAACAGCACCTAGCACCTCTACCACCATGCAAGTCAGCAGTGGCCCCTCCTTTCCCATCACCAACTACCTGGCACCAGTGTCTGCTAGTGTCAGCCCCAGTGCTGTCAGCAGTGCCAATGGGACTGTGCTGAAGAGTACAGGCAGCGGCCCTGTCTCCTCTGGGGGCCTTATGCAGCTGCCTACCAGCTTCACTCTCATGCCTG GTGGGGCAGTGGCCCAGCAGGTCCCAGTGCAGGCCATTCAAGTGCACCAGGCCCCACAGCAAGCGTCTCCCTCCCGTGACAGCAGCACAGACCTCACGCAGACCTCCTCCAGCGGGACAG GTGGCGTCCCCCAGGTGTTCCTGACAGCGTCATCTGGGACAGTGCAGATCCCTGTTTCAGCAGTTCAGCTCCACCAG ATGGCTGTGATAGGGCAGCAGGCCGGGAGCAGCAGCAACCTCACCGAGCTACAGGTGGTGAACCTGGACACCGCCCACAGCACCAAGAGTGAATGA
- the SRF gene encoding serum response factor isoform X1: protein MLPSQAGAAAALGRGSALGGSLNRTPTGRPGGGGGTRGANGGRVPGNGAGLGPGRLEREAAAAAATTPAPTAGALYSGSEGDSESGEEEELGAERRGLKRSLSEMEIGMVVGGPEASAAATGGYGPVSGAVSGAKPGKKTRGRVKIKMEFIDNKLRRYTTFSKRKTGIMKKAYELSTLTGTQVLLLVASETGHVYTFATRKLQPMITSETGKALIQTCLNSPDSPPRSDPTTDQRMSATGFEETDLTYQVSESDSSGETKDTLKPAFTVTNLPGTTSTIQTAPSTSTTMQVSSGPSFPITNYLAPVSASVSPSAVSSANGTVLKSTGSGPVSSGGLMQLPTSFTLMPGGAVAQQVPVQAIQVHQAPQQASPSRDSSTDLTQTSSSGTVTLPATIMTSSVPTTVGGHMMYPSPHAVMYAPTSGLGDGSLTVLNAFSQAPSTMQVSHSQVQEPGGVPQVFLTASSGTVQIPVSAVQLHQMAVIGQQAGSSSNLTELQVVNLDTAHSTKSE from the exons ATGTTACCGAGCCAAGCTGGGGCCGCGGCGGCTCTGGGCCGGGGCTCGGCCCTGGGGGGCAGCCTGAACCGGaccccgacggggcggccgggcggcggcggcgggactCGCGGGGCTAACGGGGGCCGGGTCCCCGGGAATGGCGCGGGGCTTGGGCCCGGCCGCCTGGAGCGGGAGGCTGCGGCAGCGGCGGCAACCACCCCGGCGCCCACCGCGGGGGCCCTCTACAGCGGCAGCGAGGGCGACTCGGAGTCGGgcgaggaggaggagctgggcgCCGAGCGGCGCGGCCTGAAGCGGAGCCTGAGCGAGATGGAGATCGGTATGGTGGTCGGTGGGCCCGAGGCGTCGGCAGCGGCCACCGGGGGCTACGGGCCGGTGAGCGGCGCGGTGAGCGGGGCCAAGCCGGGTAAGAAGACCCGGGGCCGCGTGAAGATCAAGATGGAGTTCATCGACAACAAGCTGCGGCGCTACACGACCTTCAGCAAGAGGAAGACGGGCATCATGAAGAAG GCCTATGAGCTGTCCACGCTGACAGGGACACAGGTGCTGTTGCTGGTGGCCAGTGAGACAGGCCATGTGTATACCTTTGCCACCCGAAAACTGCAGCCCATGATCACCAGTGAGACCGGCAAGGCACTGATTCAGACCTGCCTCAACTCGCCAGACTCTCCACCCCGTTCAGACCCCACAACAGACCAGAGAATGAGTGCCACTGGCTTTGAAGAGACAGATCTCACCTACCAGGTGTCGGAGTCTGACAGCAGTGGGGAGACCAAG GACACACTGAAGCCGGCGTTCACAGTCACCAACCTGCCGGGTACAACCTCCACCATCCAAACAGCACCTAGCACCTCTACCACCATGCAAGTCAGCAGTGGCCCCTCCTTTCCCATCACCAACTACCTGGCACCAGTGTCTGCTAGTGTCAGCCCCAGTGCTGTCAGCAGTGCCAATGGGACTGTGCTGAAGAGTACAGGCAGCGGCCCTGTCTCCTCTGGGGGCCTTATGCAGCTGCCTACCAGCTTCACTCTCATGCCTG GTGGGGCAGTGGCCCAGCAGGTCCCAGTGCAGGCCATTCAAGTGCACCAGGCCCCACAGCAAGCGTCTCCCTCCCGTGACAGCAGCACAGACCTCACGCAGACCTCCTCCAGCGGGACAG TGACGCTGCCCGCCACCATCATGACGTCATCCGTGCCCACAACTGTGGGTGGCCACATGATGTACCCTAGCCCGCATGCGGTGATGTATGCCCCCACCTCGGGCCTGGGTGATGGCAGCCTCACCGTGCTGAATGCCTTCTCCCAGGCACCATCCACCATGCAGGTGTCACACAGCCAGGTCCAGGAGCCAG GTGGCGTCCCCCAGGTGTTCCTGACAGCGTCATCTGGGACAGTGCAGATCCCTGTTTCAGCAGTTCAGCTCCACCAG ATGGCTGTGATAGGGCAGCAGGCCGGGAGCAGCAGCAACCTCACCGAGCTACAGGTGGTGAACCTGGACACCGCCCACAGCACCAAGAGTGAATGA